The genomic DNA CGGGGCTGATCGCCCCGGTTCGTCCTCATCCCTTGGGAGTTCGGGATGATTTCAATCACACTGTAATGATCGTAGGAAAGGAGGGGCCTCTTTAGCATTTAGGGCCAAAAAAATCTTGGAAAAGCAGAATTTACGTCCGATTTTTTGGGAGGGAGAAGTTCTCCGTCTGTTGGACCAACGACTGATCCCCGGAAAAAAAGAATGGTTCCTCGCGTCGAACGCTCAGGACGTCATTTTTGCGATTCGTGAAATGATCGTAAGAGGGGCTCCCGCGATCGCCATCACCGGATTATTCGGAGCCGTTTTGGAACTCAAAAAGGTCGGATCCAAACCTTCCTACGCCGAATTCGAATCCTTGCTTTTTCGCATCCTGGAATCCAGACCTACTGCAGTCAATCTACGGACAGCCTTGGAAGAATTGAAATCTCTCTTCCCTCCGCAATCTTACGACTCCTTATCCTTTTCCGAAATGAAAAACAAAGCGGAAGAGTTTGCCGTCGCTACCTACGAAGAAGACATTCGAAATAACCTTTCTCTCGCGGAACATGGACTTTCCCTTTTTTCGAAAAAGGATCGCAAGCTCCGAATCCTGACTCATTGCAACACTGGTGCCTTAGCTACCGCCGGACACGGAACCGCATTGGGGGTGATCCGATCCTTGCATAAGGCGGGTTTCGACTTAACCGTATATGCGGATGAAACAAGACCGTATCTCCAAGGCGCGCGACTGACCGCCTGGGAATTGAAAGAGGAAGGAATCGAATCCTATCTCATCACGGATAGCATGGCCGGTTGGGTTATGGCTACGCAAAAGATAGATGCGGTGATCGTAGGAGTGGATAGAGTCGCAGCAAACGGGGATTCCGCCAATAAAATCGGCACATACCCATTGGCCATAGTGGCCAAGTACCACGGAGTTCCGTTTTATATCGCAGCCACGGAAAAGAGTTTCGATTTTCGGATCCCTTCCGGCAAAGAAATTCCGATAGAAATGAGAAACCAAGACGAAGTCACCAGATTCAGTTTCTTAAAAAAAACGGACGGAACGCCTGTTCTGGAAGAAGGAATGATCGCACCAGTGGATGTAAAAGCGTTGAATCCGTCTTTCGACGTCACTCCGGCCGATTTAATCGCTGCGTTTATAACGGAAAGAGGGATCGTAAAGCCGCAGGACATCCGATCGGTATTCGGCTAAAGCCTCCGATCGGGGTTTTCTTTCTTCCTACTTTTGGGGCTTTACCGCGACCATCGCGGCCTTGTCCTGTCCCGGATGGAAACGCATCATGAATGCGGATTGGAATTTCTCCACCTTTTCGATCTGCCTTCTGTATTTGATCACGCCTCCCTTGTACGCACCTTTTCGGACCACAAGTTGCACTTCCCCTGGATGAAATCTAGCCGCTTTTAAAGCCTCCACTTTGTTTTTCAAAGCTTCGATAAATCGGCTTTTCTCGTTATATTCCGCGAAGACCTTACGATATCCTTCTTTTTTCTCTTCGGGAATTTGACCTCTGGATCTCTGCACGAGCTGCTTGATCTGCTGGATCTTGGGAAGAACCTTCTCCATCTCTTTTTCCGCGGAGTGAAGTCTTTTCGTCAATTCTTCGAAGGCACGATCATTTCTAT from Leptospira fletcheri includes the following:
- the mtnA gene encoding S-methyl-5-thioribose-1-phosphate isomerase encodes the protein MEKQNLRPIFWEGEVLRLLDQRLIPGKKEWFLASNAQDVIFAIREMIVRGAPAIAITGLFGAVLELKKVGSKPSYAEFESLLFRILESRPTAVNLRTALEELKSLFPPQSYDSLSFSEMKNKAEEFAVATYEEDIRNNLSLAEHGLSLFSKKDRKLRILTHCNTGALATAGHGTALGVIRSLHKAGFDLTVYADETRPYLQGARLTAWELKEEGIESYLITDSMAGWVMATQKIDAVIVGVDRVAANGDSANKIGTYPLAIVAKYHGVPFYIAATEKSFDFRIPSGKEIPIEMRNQDEVTRFSFLKKTDGTPVLEEGMIAPVDVKALNPSFDVTPADLIAAFITERGIVKPQDIRSVFG